From the genome of Haloarcula taiwanensis:
GGGTCGACGCTCGCAGAGGGAGACGTCGAAGGCGACGACCTCGACATCGACGCACTCGTCGAGCGCGTCCACGAGTACCTCACGGACGTGAAGACGACCCAGATTCGCAAGGGCCTGCACACGATGGGCGAACCGCCGGCCGACGACCGACTGGTCGACTATCTGGTCGCGCTCACCCGCCTAGAGAACCCCGGCGCGCCGTCGCTGCGCGAGAGCGTCGCGGGCGTGCTTGGCGTCGACTACGACAAACTCCGCAACGCCCCCGGCGAGTACGACGAGGCCCTGGGGATGACCTACGCCGAGGCCGCCGACCGCGTCCACGAGACCAGCAAGGACCTCGTGGGGACGCTCGCCGAGTACGACTTCGACGTGCCCGTGAGCGAACTCGACGACGGCGACTCGGAGGTCAACATGAACCTCCTCGTCGTCGACATTGACCCCCTCGGGGACGCCCGCGCTCGGTCCGGCGCGCACGACGACCTCCGCGAGGCGCTGGCCTACATCTGCGAGGAGGCCGCTCCGCGGGTGGCCGGTGCGGCCGACGAGATCCCCCGCACCGCCGACGCACTGGCGGGCGAGTACGTCCCGCCCGGCGGCTCCGGCGCGCCGACCCGCGGCGGCGTCGACCTGCTCCCGACGGCCAGGAACTTCTACACGCTCGACCCGCGGAAGGTCCCGGCCAAGACCGCCTGGGACGTGGGCAGCGAAGTCGCATCCGGCGTGCTGGAACGTCACGAGAGCGACGAGGGCGAGTACCCCGAGGAAATCGGCGTCGTCGTCTGGGGGACGCCGACGGTCCGGACCCGCGGCGAGACCATCGCGCAGGTGCTCGCGCTGATGGGCGTCGAACCGGTCTGGTCAGACGCCGGCCGCGTCGAGGACGTGGAGCCGATTCCCTTAGAGGAACTCGGCCGCCCGCGTATCGACGTGACGACGCGCGTCTCGGGCCTCTTCCGGGACGCCTTCCCCGCGGCGGCGGGCGTGGTCCACGACGCCGTCGACGCCGTGGTCGACCTCGACGAACCCCACGAGATGAACTACGTGAAAAAGCACGTCGAGGCGGAGACCGACGACCTCGTGGCTGACGGGATGGACGAGAGCGACGCCCGCAGCGCCGCCAAACACCGCGTCTTTACCACGCGACCGGGCGGCTACGGAGCCGGGACGAACAAGGCCGTCGACGAGGGCAACTGGGACGACCGCTCGGACCTCGCCGACGTGTACGTCCAGTGGGGCGGCTACGCGATGGGCTCGCGCGGCCGCGTCAGCGAGGCCCACGAGTCCTTCGAGCGCCGCCTGTCCTCCGTCGACGCGACGGTCAAGATAGAGGACACCGCTGAACAGGACGAGTTCGACTCCTCGGACTGGTACGCCTTCCACGGCGGGTTCATCTCCGCCGTCACGGAGATAGCCGGTGAGGAGCCAAATTCCTACGTGGGCGATTCATCGGACCCGGACAACGTCGACGTCTACACCAACGAGGAGAAGGTGCGCAAGGCGATGCGCGCCCGCGTCCTCAACCCCGCCTGGCTCGACTCGATGGAGGAGCACGGCTACAAGGGCGCGGGCGACCTCTCGACCACGGTCGACGTGGTGCTGGGCTGGGACGCCACCACCGGCGTCGTCAGCGATACGCTGTGGGACGACGTGGCCGAGCGCTACGCCTTCGACGAGGACCGCCAGGACTGGCTCCGGGACGTGAACCCCTGGGCGCTGGATTCGATTACTGACACGCTGCTGGAGGCCATCGACCGCGGCCTCTGGGACGCCGACGACGAGACGCGCGACCGCTTGCGGGACCTGAATCTGGAAGTGGACGGAGACCTCGAAGCGCGCAACAGCAGTGCGGAACGGACGGAGGTGGCTTCAGATGACGACTGACGGCGCGACCCCGGAGGGGTCGCGAGACGGAGGCGGTGAAGCCGCCGACGCAGACGACGCGACAGACGCTGAGACGAACGACGAGGACGACTTCGAGGAGTACGCCGACCTCGGCGCGACGACGGAGAACGCGATGGACATCGCCGAGACGTCGATGGACCGCGTTCGCCGACTCGTCCCCGACGAGACGCTGGCCGACCGCATCCGCCAGAAGTCCGTCCACGCGACCGGCGACCCAGAGTTCCAGCACCTCGTCCGCTTCACCGGCGCGGACGACGACGAACCGGTCCGCGCGGGGGCACAGGCCGTCCTCGACGAACAGCCCATCGTCACCGACATCACGATGGTCAAAGCGGGTATCACCGGCCGCGGCCACGACTGCCCGGTCCGGAAGGCCATCGGCAACGGCGCGGAACTGGCCGCCGAGACCGGCATGACCCGGACGGCCGCGTCGGTGCTGGAACTCGACCGCGAGGGCGTCTACGACGGCGCTATCGCCGTCGTCGGGAACGCGCCAACGGCGGCGCTCGCGCTCGCTGACTGTATCGAGGACGGCACCCGGCCGGCCGTCGTCGTCGCGACGCCCGTCGGCTTCGTGAAGGCCGCCGAGAGCCGGGAGCGGCTCCGCGAGGTGGCGGCCGAGCACGGCGTCCCGACGATTACGAACGTCGGCCGCCGCGGCGGGAGCGGGCTGGCCGCCGGCCTGACGAACGAACTGGTGCACGTCGCCAGTGACGTGCGGGAGGGCGACGTCTCCCTGGATGACTGAAGGAGACGACTACGACCTCGATAGCGGGCCGGACCCCGCCGCCCTTGCGGCGAGCGCGCCCGAGGACCCCGCCGCCGACCGGCCGGTCAACGCCGTCGGAATCGGACCGGGGAACCTCGACTTCCTCACGCCGCGGGGCGAGCAGGCGATTCGGGAGGCCGACGTGGTCGTCGGCTTCGAGACGGTCGTCGACTTCGTCGCCGAGCGCACCGACGCCGACCTGCTGACCTGTGGCTACCGCGACGAACTCGATACGCTGGAGGCCTTCGCCGAGCGCGTGGCCGCCGGCGAGCGCGGGACGGCCGTGCTGATGGGCGACCCGAACCACTCGGGTTACCAGTTCGTCGGGAAGGTCCAGCGGGCCGTCGACCGCCCCGTCCGCGTCGTGCCGGGCATCTCGTCGCTCCAGGTCGCGGCCAGTCGCGCCCGAACGCCGATGGAGGACACGACGTTCGTCACGCTGCACAAGAGCGGTGACCTCTCGGCCGACCTCGACCGACTTCGGAGCGATGTGGGTGACCGACACCTGCTCGTCCTCCCGCGCCCGTTCGACCTGATGCCCGAGGACGTTGCGACTGAGTTGCTCGACGCCGGCGGCGACCCCGATCTGCCGGCGCTGGTCTACGAGCGACTCACCCACGACGACGAGGCCCGCACCGCGACGACGCTCGGCGACCTCGCACAGGATTCCGGCGGTGACAGCAGGGAGGACACGCGGTTCTCGGACTTGTCGGTGTTCGTCGTGCGGCGAGAGTGACGCGCGCGCCTCCAGTCCTGTCTAGCTAATTTCGGCCGTCCATCCCTGCCGTCGCCTGTACTCGCTGATAAGCCGGAACGCGAGCACGTAGCCGACAGCGGCGAACACGACGGCCAGAACGACGTTCCCCGTCCACAGTCGGACCAGCACGTCGCTCCCCATCGAGACCGAGACACCGTCAAACGACAGGCCGGGCACCGGCCCCAGAATCTGGTTCCCGAGCCAGAAGCTCGTCGCGTACACGCCCCACTTGACCGGCGGGTTGAGTATCAGTACAGACGCGAACAGCGCAACCTTGCTGAGTTGTTTGAACAGGTACGCGAGAACGAGGAAAGCGAGAAAGCCAGTCCCTAGCGTCGGGAGCGCGGTGAGGAACACGCCCACACTGAAGCTCACCGCGACTTCCCGCGGCGAGTGGTCTTCTATCAGCGCAGCCACGAGCTTCTCTTTGACCTGTTCCCGCGTCTGCGCTACTCGTCGGCGAACCATCTACGTGTCAGGATGTACCGTGGGTACAAATCGCTTCCTCTCGTTCGGCGTCCCCGGTTCTGACGCCGCGCCAGCCCTAATCGCCTTCACCGTCGGTCGCCATCGGCCGGTTTGTCGCGGCCAGCGTCGCCTCGAACGTCTGTGGCGTGCGTGAGTCGGCCATCGTCCGTGCCGTCTCGACGGCGGTTGCGACGGCCTCGGTGACAAGCGGGTGGTCGTCCAGCGTGTCGGTGTAGGCGAGTCCGCCCCTGTCGAGGTCGAGCTTGGCGGGAATCTGTGTCTCTGTCGCGTCAGTCGGCGCGAGAAAGAGCGGCACAGCGACGGCGTGGTCGTGGGTGAGATTGTATCGGACACATTCGACAGCGGGGTTCTGAAGCAGATAGCACGGCTCCACCTCGCCGAAGGCCGAGCGCTCGCGCAGGCGCTCGGCGTGGTATTCAGTCACTTGACGCTGGTACGGCTTGCCGCTGGAGCCGAAGGCGACGAGCGCGACGGAGGTGTCGGGGGCCTCCGGGACCGCAGCGGCGGCACGGTCCCGGAGCGCTTCGGTCAGCAGCGGGCTCCGCCCGACTGGTTCACAGTAGTGCGTCTCGGCGTTGACCTCGTCGAGTACCGCTGGCACGTCCGTGACTGTCGCGTGGTCGTGAGCGACGGTCATCGGCAGCGCGAACACGCGGTCGGCGTCGATGGCTACCAGTTCGTCGCGTAACTCCCGACGGGGTTCGTGGTCGTAGGTCAGCACCGCCACGTCAGTAGCTACCCCACGCTCGCGCAGCCGGCGAGCGTGTGTCTCGTAGGGCGTAGCGCGTGGCGTGTCCCGACCGATGAGCAGGAGTGTGTCGTGTGGCATTGGTAGCGTCCGACGCTAAAACAATCTGAGTTGTTTTAGCGAAAGTTGGCTTGCCTGAACGTTGGCAGGAATCCACTAATACCTTTGGGTCCTGCCGCTCGGACGTCGGCGACCCGCTATCCGAGCCCGGGCACAGGGGCTTATACGCAGTCGAGCGCAATTCCGGGCTATGGACGTGACAGAGACCGACCTGCCTGGTGTGGGAAAGAAACACGAGGTGGACATCGGCGGCGGGCAGCAACTGGTCGTCGTGACCCACAACACGGGTACACGCGAACTGTACCTCAAAAAGGACGAGGACGCCGACTCCGAGAAACTCCTCGAACTCTCTGACCGGCTGGCGCGGATGGTCGGCACGATACTCGAAGGCGCGTACTTCCAGCCGGTCGAATCCAGCCACGTTGAGACGATGCTGTCGGAGGGGACGCTGCTGGAGTGGTACGCGGTCGAGAGTGATTCGCCGCTGGTCGGCGAGACGCTGGCGGGTGCGAACGTCGGGCAGCGGACCGGTGTCACTGTCGTCGCGATACAGCGCGATGACAACGTCATCGCTGGCCCGTCGCCTGACATGCAGATCGAAGCCTCGGACACCCTCGTGGTTATCGGCGAACGCGAGAACTGTGAGCAGTTCGAGAAGCTCCTCACCGGAGACCTGTAGATGGCTGGGACCGAAGCGCCGGAGGCCCGCCGTGGCTGACCTGCTCGGCATCGGTGTCTTGTTCGCCGCCGTCGCCGCCGCCACGCTCGTCGCTGTGTGGCTGAACAAGTCGGTGATCCCGTTTTACATCATCATCGGGATGCTGCTGTCGCCGTCCGTTGCGGGGCAGTTTTCCGTCGCCGGCTACGGCCTTCCCGTCGTAGAGTCCTCGGAGTTCGTCGAGCTCGGCGCGGAACTGGGTATCGTCTTTCTGCTGTTTTTCCTGGGGCTGGAGTTCAACCTCGACCGGCTGCTGGAGAGCTGGGAGCGCATCACCAGAGCGGGGACCATCGACCTCGCCATCAACTTCGGTGCCGGTCTCATGCTCGGGTTCGCGCTGTTCCGGGACCCGCTCGCGGCCTTCCTCACCGCCGGTATCGTCTACATTTCCTCGTCGGCCATCATCACGAAGTCGCTCATCGACCTCGGCTGGATCGCCAACGACGAGGCCGACCCGATGCTCGGGACGCTCGTGTTCGAGGACCTGTTCATCGCCGTGTACCTCACAGTCGCAGCCGCGCTCGTCACTGGGGGATCTGATGTGGCGGCCGCCGCGACCTCCGTCGGCATCGCGCTGTCGTTCATCGTTGCACTCCTGCTCCTGGCCCGCTACGGGACGCCGTGGTTCGAGCGGGCCTTACAGACGACTTCGAACGAGTTCACGGTGGTCCGGGCCGTCGGCATCACGGTCTTGGTCTCCGGTTTCGCCCTCGCTATCGGCGTCAGCGAGGCCGTCGCCGCGTTCTTCGTCGGCATGGCCTTCGCCCCGACCACTCACACGCACAAACTGGAGAGCCTGCTGGAACCGCTCCGCGACACGTTTGCGGCGGTGTTTTTCTTCTGGATCGGCGTCGAGACCGACCCGCGGCTGTTCGCCGGCGTCGCGGGGCTTGTCGCCGCCGCTATCGTCGTTACGACACCGACGAAAATCCTATCCGGCTATCTGAGCGGCCGCGCCTACGAGCTCAACCCCCGGCGGTCGATGCGTGTCGGCCTCGGGATGGTCACCCGCGGCGAGTTCTCCCTGATCATCGCCGCCGTTGCGCTGACCGGCGCAGGCACGTCGCTGTCGACAGCGCTGGCCAACGCGGTCTACTCGTTTACCGTCGCCTACGTCCTTCTGATGAGCATTCTCGGAACGATGCTGATGCAGTACTCGGCCCCTTTCGAGCAGTTCGCGACAGCGCGGTTCGGAACGGAGTAACGAAAAAAACGCGAGCCGGTTCTACAGTTCGCTGTCGGGAACGACTACGACCTTTCCGAAGCCCTCGCGGTCCTCGATTATCTCGTGTGCTCTGGCGATTTCGCTCATGGGGAGCGTCTCGCGGACCCGTGGTTCCATTTCTCCTTGCCAGACCAGCTCCAGCACTTCGTCGGCCTGACCCGGAGTGGCCATCGTCGAGCCGATGACCTGCAACTGGTTCCAGAAGATGCGGTTGAGGTCCGTCTCCGGGTTGCCACCGGTTGTCGCCCCGCAGGTGACGACGCGACCACCCTTGACGAGGCTCTTGAGCGAGTCCTGCCAGGTCTGTGCGCCGATGTGGTCGACGACCATATCGACGCCGCGGCCGTCGGTCAGGTCCCGAATCTCGCTCGCGAAGTCCGCCTCCTCGTAGTTGATGGTGTGATCCGCACCCAGTTCTTCTGCGTAGTCAAGTTTCTCCCGGCTGCTGGCGGTCGCAAACACCTCCGCGCCGGCGTGGTCTGCGACCTGGACGGCAGCGTGGCCGACGCCGCCGGACGCGCCGAGAACGAGGACGGACTCGCCGGATTTCAGGTCGCCGCGGTCGCGAAGCATCCGCCAGGCGGTCTGGAACACAAGCGGCGACGCGGCGGCTGTCTCCCAGTCGACGCCTTCGGGGACTGGCGTGAGGTTCTCGGCAGGCACAGCGGCGTACTCGCTGTGGACGCCCCGGACGTGTTCGCCGATGATGTGGAAATCCGGCGCAAGTGTCGGGTCACCCTTTCGCGTGAACTCGTCGCCACCGCCGCTTTTGCCGGCGAGGACGGCCACCCGGTCGCCGGGTTCGAACCGCGAAACGTCGTCACCGACTTCGTCGACGACGCCCGCGGCGTCGCTGCCGGGGATATGAGGCATGTCGAGGTCGACGCCGGGAAGGCCGCGCCGGGTCCATATGTCGAGGTGGTTCAGCGCGGCCGCCTTCACGTCGATGACCACCTCGTCGCGGTCGGGTTCGGGGTCGGGAAACTCGCCATACTCGAGCACATCACGGTCGCCGTGACTGTCGAACTGAACGGCTTGCATCGTCACCACTTCCCGTGGCTTGGTTATAAACGCCAGCCTCCCGGACGATACTAGTCGTGGTTGCACTACTGCGGTCGTACACCTGTATCTGGATACATCATAATCTATCTACTTACGGGAATTATATTCTCATAATACGGGCAATATTTAGATATAGCAGAGATACGGTGCCCTATTATATCTAGTGCGTCGAGAAAAGCTAAATATAAACTTGAAAAGTGGATATTTCTCTACTAATAACCGAAGAATCTACTTACAGGGCTTCGTTTCTCGGTAGTACAGCCCTCTCTTGGGTTGGTGTGTGCTACTCCCCACCACTGCTGGCCCGATGAGGAGCATACTTACCGCTCGAACCCGTTTTCTACGCCACCAATGACACACACTGCAAACACACTCTCTGACCGCTCTCGGGGCGATCTGACATGCAACTGGGTGGCTCCTCGTGACAGGACAGTGGTGACCGACCGATGAATCTCTCACTCGTTATCGTCGCGACGATGACCGGGGTCGCTACCGGCGTTGTGTTCGGACTGCTGGATGTCCCCATTCCGGCCCCGCCGAACCTCGCCGGTGTCATGGGTATCCTCGGCATCCTCGTCGGCTATCGCCTCATCGAGTACTTCGACGTCGGCGTCAGCCTGCTGTCGTTGCTGAAGGTCTGAGAAGCTATACGCTCCGTTTTCGAACTAACTGCACCCCTTTCTAACTATCAGAACGACGGTGACGGCAGTGACGACACTGCCGCCGTCAGTGGGCTGCGTGCTCGGTCCCGTTGTGCTGGTGACCGCTCTCGTTCCCGCCGTGGTCGGTGCCAGCGTGGTCGTGGTCGCGAGTGAGGCGGCCGTGATACGTGTCGAGGGTCCGTTCGAGCAGCGCGGTCCGCGTCTTGTGGCCCTCGGCTACCGGTTCGACCCACCGCGATTCGGTTCGCCAGTAGCCCATCACGTCGCCGGACGGCTCGATCACCTCCGCGTCGAGACCTTCGACCCCCCAGTCGTCCGTGTACGCCTGGATGAACGAGACGACGACTGTCTCGATGCCAGCCGCGAGTTCGTGGCCGCGCGTGCTCTTCGTGACGTAGGTCAGCCTGATGCGCCCGTCTTCGACGGCGAGGGAGTCGATGTCGACGAACCACTCGCGCAGGTGGGATTCGAACGCGGCGAGCTCGGTGTCGGTAGCGCCGTCGATTTCGTCGTCGCTCTCGGCGTGCTCGCCGTCGTGGCTGTGCCCGTCGCCGTGGTCGTGACTGCCGTTCGTGTGCGTGTGGCCGTGTGTCTCGTCGTGGTGTGCCCCAGTGTCTGCCTGTGTGGACGTTCCCTCGGCTGTTGCCGTCGCGCCGCCAGCTCCGGTGTCGCCCGGCTGGCTGTTCTGGGTGCCGCCGAGGCTGCTACAGCCAGCGGTGGTCACCGCAGCCACCGCGAGGGTTCCGAGGAACCCACGCCGACTCCGTCGCTGGCTGGTGTCCCACATGGCTCAGGTCCCCCGTCGCGTTGCGAGCAGCGCTGCGCCGACGAGCGCGAGCAGTGTGACGACGGCGGTGAACCCGGGTCCAGACGCGGCGGTCGTCTCCGACTCCGCGGTTGCAGTGTCTTCGGCCATCGTTCCCGCCGACTCGCCCTCGGTGTCAGGCGCAACAGTCGCCGTGGTACCGCCGGACTCGCCGTTGCCGTCAGTCCCGGATTCGGCTTGCTGGCTCGTCGAAATCCAGACCGGGCTGGTCAGCGCTCGGTCGCCGTCCTCGTCGACGACGCGGAAGGCGACCCAGGCGTTCCCGTCGATGGCAACGTCGGTGCTCATAGTGTCGTTTGTCCCGTCGAGCGTGACGTTCGAGACGGTCGTGCCGTTCCGGATGACCTCGGCGTACGCGAGTTCGTCGAGGTTCCGAACCGTCGCGGACGCCTCTACGGAGGACCCGGCGGTCGTGTTCACGGTCTCGCCGGGCATCCTGTCGTCGACGGTGAACTCGACGGCCGGACCGTACGTCGCGTACGTGTGCCCGTCTTTCACTGACTGGGCCCACTTCTCGGGCGTGACTGGCCCCTCGACGTATGCCCGGGTGCGGGCACTGCCGTATTTCGCCGGGAAGCACTGCGAACAGTGGTCGTCGCTGACACCGGTCGCCGTAATCTCGTAGCCGTTGTTCCAGAGGGTGAACAGCCCGCGGACGCTGGCAGCGTCGGACTCACCGTACGGACCGTTGTACGCTTCGATGGCGTCGACCATCGGGAGGTACTTCTCGTGTTGGCCGGGCGCACTGTCGAGGCTGACGAAGCGGTCACCCGGATGGTTGACCTGGAACACCGTTGCGTTGTGTCGGGTCCGGGACTCTTCGATGAACTCCACCAGGGTCCCGTCGGAATCAATCATCTCCTCGCCGTGCATCGGGTAGGGGTTGAAGTGCCCGAGGTCGCCGGTGGTGATTTCCTCGCTCCGGATGAACATGATGTCGCGCTCTGCGGCCTGTGACTCCATCGAGCCCCAGCCGCCGATGGCGTTGTGGTCGGAGATGAACACCGCGTCGACGCCCGCCGATTTCTGGATGGCGACGAAGTTGTCGATGGGCGTCTTGCCGTCGAAGCTGACGCTGCTGTGGGCGTGGGGGTCGATGCCGACCCAGTTGCGCTCGCTGGGGTCCAGCTCCTCGGTGAACGTCGCGTTGACGCTGACTGCCTCGCCGGGCGTCACTGAGACGTTCTTCTCGACCGGGTCGGCG
Proteins encoded in this window:
- a CDS encoding XapX domain-containing protein codes for the protein MNLSLVIVATMTGVATGVVFGLLDVPIPAPPNLAGVMGILGILVGYRLIEYFDVGVSLLSLLKV
- a CDS encoding precorrin-6y C5,15-methyltransferase (decarboxylating) subunit CbiE; the protein is MTEGDDYDLDSGPDPAALAASAPEDPAADRPVNAVGIGPGNLDFLTPRGEQAIREADVVVGFETVVDFVAERTDADLLTCGYRDELDTLEAFAERVAAGERGTAVLMGDPNHSGYQFVGKVQRAVDRPVRVVPGISSLQVAASRARTPMEDTTFVTLHKSGDLSADLDRLRSDVGDRHLLVLPRPFDLMPEDVATELLDAGGDPDLPALVYERLTHDDEARTATTLGDLAQDSGGDSREDTRFSDLSVFVVRRE
- a CDS encoding sodium:proton antiporter, translating into MADLLGIGVLFAAVAAATLVAVWLNKSVIPFYIIIGMLLSPSVAGQFSVAGYGLPVVESSEFVELGAELGIVFLLFFLGLEFNLDRLLESWERITRAGTIDLAINFGAGLMLGFALFRDPLAAFLTAGIVYISSSAIITKSLIDLGWIANDEADPMLGTLVFEDLFIAVYLTVAAALVTGGSDVAAAATSVGIALSFIVALLLLARYGTPWFERALQTTSNEFTVVRAVGITVLVSGFALAIGVSEAVAAFFVGMAFAPTTHTHKLESLLEPLRDTFAAVFFFWIGVETDPRLFAGVAGLVAAAIVVTTPTKILSGYLSGRAYELNPRRSMRVGLGMVTRGEFSLIIAAVALTGAGTSLSTALANAVYSFTVAYVLLMSILGTMLMQYSAPFEQFATARFGTE
- a CDS encoding alcohol dehydrogenase, whose amino-acid sequence is MQAVQFDSHGDRDVLEYGEFPDPEPDRDEVVIDVKAAALNHLDIWTRRGLPGVDLDMPHIPGSDAAGVVDEVGDDVSRFEPGDRVAVLAGKSGGGDEFTRKGDPTLAPDFHIIGEHVRGVHSEYAAVPAENLTPVPEGVDWETAAASPLVFQTAWRMLRDRGDLKSGESVLVLGASGGVGHAAVQVADHAGAEVFATASSREKLDYAEELGADHTINYEEADFASEIRDLTDGRGVDMVVDHIGAQTWQDSLKSLVKGGRVVTCGATTGGNPETDLNRIFWNQLQVIGSTMATPGQADEVLELVWQGEMEPRVRETLPMSEIARAHEIIEDREGFGKVVVVPDSEL
- a CDS encoding cobalamin biosynthesis protein CbiX, which encodes MPHDTLLLIGRDTPRATPYETHARRLRERGVATDVAVLTYDHEPRRELRDELVAIDADRVFALPMTVAHDHATVTDVPAVLDEVNAETHYCEPVGRSPLLTEALRDRAAAAVPEAPDTSVALVAFGSSGKPYQRQVTEYHAERLRERSAFGEVEPCYLLQNPAVECVRYNLTHDHAVAVPLFLAPTDATETQIPAKLDLDRGGLAYTDTLDDHPLVTEAVATAVETARTMADSRTPQTFEATLAATNRPMATDGEGD
- a CDS encoding potassium transporter TrkA yields the protein MDVTETDLPGVGKKHEVDIGGGQQLVVVTHNTGTRELYLKKDEDADSEKLLELSDRLARMVGTILEGAYFQPVESSHVETMLSEGTLLEWYAVESDSPLVGETLAGANVGQRTGVTVVAIQRDDNVIAGPSPDMQIEASDTLVVIGERENCEQFEKLLTGDL
- a CDS encoding precorrin isomerase, with the protein product MTTDGATPEGSRDGGGEAADADDATDAETNDEDDFEEYADLGATTENAMDIAETSMDRVRRLVPDETLADRIRQKSVHATGDPEFQHLVRFTGADDDEPVRAGAQAVLDEQPIVTDITMVKAGITGRGHDCPVRKAIGNGAELAAETGMTRTAASVLELDREGVYDGAIAVVGNAPTAALALADCIEDGTRPAVVVATPVGFVKAAESRERLREVAAEHGVPTITNVGRRGGSGLAAGLTNELVHVASDVREGDVSLDD